From the genome of Aspergillus fumigatus Af293 chromosome 1, whole genome shotgun sequence, one region includes:
- a CDS encoding putative capsular associated protein has translation MIRLSAETGLKASLGLFLMSCMFLTTSYTTTFAFDRPHHTLIFASFLSGVSLLILSRFDIPIPRIPQPQHKYTAIPLAERADQPSGNAPLALRSQTSDFFSTKSGSRKWWTKIALVSMLGWIRVELYRQVTVKIECAPAGYAYVIPFLVSIYDYWRNRRSRSITDGSDADSEISLDAWIHQLVNTARRLYAFFCQSRMRYVISAAFLMIGGLVASEFQEGIQSTYICPISSGQYSLVRFISILNVLLDSVILIGVSELFRESTEPREGRNTHFLVSCGFGLIGVAAFWTLIAIILAIRARDQNDGFVISYYLPSTFNQSLLMTLLVLSASQLMPFYDIIGISILAGFVIGCFSLAATLFDGQEPFPLIYPSHAFSSLLATSLGGVLYLFGRTASNEEPPFLYRANIVMRVLFSTLFGIGIILVASQPVLTNFHTIELLIYENIKHHGAWSSQAKSSKTLADAVANYRKRYSQHPPPGFDKWYEYATSRASVVIDDFDQIHMDLLPFRALSPARLRDLTRDLATNPFNDIGAISIRNGTPRVQEGIKPTHAWMVLGAAKMIENFAQYLPDMDLAFNLNDEPRVAVPWEEASRLGMEAKSHGPTPDNSVSTVWSADRGRQWAPIEPADQTTETVFTDSSMQPIFDRYIRQLCPPSTKARTKRVWDRRHMCLDCVRPHSMGQFPLDTNSMSDICHQPDLAWLHGFFLSPASFKVSQVLTPVFSQSKVSGFNDILFPSPWNYVDKIKYEPTDEYPDQEYEKKENTLFWIGSTSEGVSRSGAWKGMPRQRFVHLINNNTLSHVSVLLPVEGTDSYRYEVLDGSAPTNLLGLNTTVHILNPVRCGSDCGAQKEELGAASSVDFQSHWKYRYLFDLDGAGFSGRFLPFLQSHSLPFKTGLFRQWLDRRVTPWLHYVPIDVRLHGVWSTLAYFSKFDVPVTEGPDGQPKDTIQRHDARGKYIAEEGRKWAEKALRKEDMEIYFFRLLLEWGRLTDDNRDMLGFKI, from the exons ATGATTCGGCTCTCCGCGGAGACGGGGCTCAAAGCCTCATTGGG GCTGTTTCTTATGAGTTGCATGTTCCTAACGACTTCCTACACGACGACATTCGCTTTTG ATCGGCCCCACCATACGCTCATCTTCGCGTCCTTTCTTTCGGGTGTATCGCTCTTGATTCTAAGCAGATTCGATATTCCTATTCCACGCATACCCCAACCTCAGCACAAGTACACTGCGATCCCTCTCGCCGAACGCGCCGATCAACCATCCGGAAATGCGCCTCTTGCGCTGAGAAGTCAGACCAGTGACTTCTTCTCTACAAAGTCAGGTAGTCGGAAATGGTGGACCAAGATTGCCTTGGTTTCGATGCTTGGCTGGATAAGGGTAGAGTTGTATCGCCAAGTGACCGTTAAGATTGAGTGCGCGCCGGCTGGATACGCA TACGTGATACCATTCCTCGTTTCGATCTACGATTATTGGCGCAATCGACGATCTCGTTCGATCACAGACGGCTCAGATGCCGATTCAGAAATCTCTCTCGATGCGTGGATTCACCAACTGGTCAACACTGCCCGACGTCTATACGCCTTTTTTTGTCAGAGCCGTATGCGATACGTTATATCGGCTGCTTTTCTTATGATTGGGGGATTAGTGGCATCGGAGTTTCAAGAAGGCATACAGTCGACTTATATCTGTCCCATCAGTTCGGGTCAATATTCCCTGGTGCGGTTCATCAGCATTTTGAATGTCTTGCTTGACTCGGTGATCTTGATTGGTGTGAGTGAACTGTTTAGGGAAAGCACTGAGCCTCGAGAAGGCAGAAATACACATTTTCTGGTCTCTTGTGGTTTCGGCCTAATT GGGGTTGCTGCTTTTTGGACGTTAATCGCAATCATTCTCGCAATTCGGGCCAGAGATCAGAATGATGGCTTTGTCATCTCTTATTACTTGCCAAGCACATTCAATCAGAGTCTGTTGATGACACTGCTCGTACTTTCCGCTTCCCAGCTT ATGCCATTTTACGACATAATCGGAATTTCCATTTTGGCGGGCTTCGTTATCGGCTGCTTCTCGCTGGCCGCAACATTGTTCGATGGACAAGAACCCTTTCCATTGATCTATCCATCACATGctttctcctcccttctTGCTACCTCCCTTGGGGGTGTGTTGTACTTGTTTGGGCGTACGGCATCCAACGAAGAACCACCATTCTTATACAGAGCAAATATTGTGATGCGAGTGTTGTTCTCGACACTTTTTGGCATTGGCATCATTCTGGTCGCCAGTCAACCGGTGTTAACGAACTTCCATACTATCGAGCTGTTGATCTATGAGAACATCAAACATCACGGCGCGTGGTCTTCTCAGGCGAAAAGCAGCAAGACTCTTGCCGATGCGGTTGCGAACTATCGCAAACGATACAGTCAGCATCCCCCACC GGGCTTTGATAAATGGTACGAATACGCCACCAGTAGGGCTTCCGTTGTGATTGACGActttgatcaaatccataTGGATCTTCTCCCGTTTCGTGCATTGTCTCCCGCAAGGCTCCGAGACCTGACGCGCGACTTGGCCACAAACCCATTCAACGACATTGGGGCGATCAGCATTAGGAATGGCACGCCTAGAGTACAAGAGGGGATCAAACCCACTCATGCCTGGATGGTCCTGGGTGCTGCCAAAATGATTGAGAACTTTGCTCAATATTTACCCGACATGGACCTGGCTTTCAACCTAAACGATGAGCCACGCGTGGCTGTTCCCTGGGAGGAGGCATCCAGATTGGGGATGGAAGCAAAATCCCATGGCCCGACTCCCGATAACAGCGTATCGACCGTATGGTCAGCGGACCGTGGCAGGCAATGGGCTCCTATAGAGCCAGCCGATCAAACGACCGAGACAGTTTTTACAGATAGCTCTATGCAACCCATTTTCGACCGATATATTCGCCAGCTATGTCCTCCGTCGACGAAAGCTCGGACCAAACGGGTCTGGGACCGGCGTCATATGTGCTTGGACTGTGTGCGGCCGCATTCAATGGGTCAGTTCCCCCTGGATACGAACAGCATGAGCGACATATGCCATCAACCAGACCTTGCATGGCTTCATGGGTTTTTCCTTTCTCCTGCATCCTTCAAAGTATCCCAAGTCTTGACGCCTGTTTTCAGCCAGAGCAAAGTGTCTGGATTCAACGATATCCTGTTTCCTAGCCCGTGGAACTATGTGGATAAGATCAAGTACGAGCCGACGGATGAGTATCCCGACCAGGAgtacgagaagaaggagaataCGCTTTTCTGGATCGGCAGCACATCGGAGGGAGTGAGTCGGTCAGGGGCGTGGAAGGGGATGCCTCGCCAACGTTTTGTGCACCTAATCAACAACAATACCCTGAGCCACGTCTCGGTCTTGCTGCCCGTTGAAGGTACCGACAGCTATCGGTATGAGGTCCTGGACGGCTCAGCTCCGACCAATCTCCTCGGACTAAACACCACTGTTCACATCCTGAATCCTGTTCGATGTGGCTCGGATTGCGGGGCGCAGAAGGAAGAGCTGGGCGCCGCGTCCTCGGTAGATTTCCAGAGTCACTGGAAGTATCGGTACCTGTTTGACCTAGACGGCGCGGGCTTCAGTGGTCGATTCCTTCCGTTTTTACAAAGCCACAGTCTCCCCTTCAAGACTGGCTTGTTCCGACAGTGGTTAGACCGGCGGGTTACTCCCTGGCTCCACTATGTTCCGATTGATGTCCGTCTGCACGGAGTTTGGAGCACCCTGGCATACTTTTCTAAATTCGACGTACCAGTCACGGAAGGCCCCGACGGTCAGCCTAAAGATACAATACAGCGACACGATGCTCGAGGCAAGTATATTGCCGAAGAGGGCCGCAAGTGGGCCGAGAAGGCCCTGCGGAAAGAGGACATGGAGATCTACTTCTTCCGTTTGCTATTGGAGTGGGGCCGCCTGACGGATGATAATCGAGATATGCTTGGATTCAAGATTTGA